From the Cupriavidus necator N-1 genome, one window contains:
- a CDS encoding CsbD family protein, which produces MNKDQVKGRVTEAAGKVKEAFGKMTGNRQTQVAGTLKKDIGKTQAAYGDVKADIKKAE; this is translated from the coding sequence ATGAACAAGGATCAAGTGAAGGGCCGGGTCACGGAGGCCGCCGGGAAAGTCAAGGAAGCCTTTGGCAAGATGACTGGAAACAGGCAAACGCAAGTGGCGGGAACCCTGAAGAAGGATATCGGCAAGACGCAGGCAGCGTATGGCGACGTCAAGGCGGATATCAAGAAGGCGGAATAG
- a CDS encoding GH36-type glycosyl hydrolase domain-containing protein: protein MNLNLSFMLHASGAPSVPPPWDSMAPVREELFGIERLEQHAQSLAAAQPVTASPPRVPSLRSRLSDNATVLLAAYRASAAEVEGGAEVAPAAEWLLDNYHIVEEQIREIRDDLSPGYYRQLPKLADGPFAGYPRVFGVAWAFVAHTDSYLDPDILRRFIAAYQRVQPLTIGELWAVAITLRIVLVENLRRLTGQITAGRVARADADALAVRLLATGGARTALETDIAARPAAPLSELFAAQLARRLRDQDPRTMPALGWLEKRLGLQGTSVDEVVLHAQQRQGASNVTVRNIITSMRLMSDIDWAEWFESVSLVDARLRAGSAFAGMDFPTRNLYRNAIEELARGASCPELRVADLALSATPMSASSAGEVDDRVDATEAGHQADPGYHLIGPGRCALERAIGFRAPPRLWISRFSKQLGIGGYVGALLLATAGLLAFALWILPAASLAPGWLVLLGLIWIVPASEVAATLVNRALAGRLGATILPGLELKAGVPPSLRTLVVVPTLLTGEAELSEQIERLEVHHLAGAGGDLSFALLTDGVDADQEVLPADAHLLAVASAAIARLNQRHGPGPAGDRFLLLHRRRLFNAAQGRWMGWERKRGKLLELNRLLRGATDTSYVAVDGQAPRVPAGVRYVITLDADTRLPRDAALRLIGKMAHPLNRPRFDAARQRVVGGYGILQPRVTPSLPIGREGSLFQRIFSGPGGIDPYAAAASDVYQDLFGEGSFTGKGIYDVDAFEAALSGRVPENALLSHDLFEGVFARAGLASDVEVVEEFPPRYDVAARRQHRWTRGDWQLLGWIFGHHQGIHAVPAIGRWKMLDNLRRSLLAPFLLLSLVLCWFLPWPAGLLATVLPLAAIAIPAVLPGILSGLRHRSGMRLRNHVQALLADLRLAATQTLLGLAFVPDQAWRTGDAIARTLARLFFTHRHLLDWTTAAQSATRPRLDLAGFYRLMAGGTLLALSMAAAGVGLLPSSLPLVLPFALLWLTAPALALWTSRAPAVARRLALPATDALALRLTARRTWRFFETFVTPADNMLPPDNFQETPRPVVAHRTSPTNIGLYLLSAIAARDFGWAGTTETVERMEAAFAAMRKLPRYRGHFHNWYETLGLQALHPAYVSSVDSGNLAAHLIVVANACEEWTTSPAPDPCHGLADTARLASEALAALPLAHSASGRQLGGLLAEIDTMLAGSLDMAAGATRAPALGRLTEKVVTLAHDIEPAADDDTVADLAFWASALQRAVTEHERDQLQQAEAPQALAARLTVLAHTARELALAMDFAFLLDPARKLLSIGYSLADNRPDVSCYDLLASEARLASLFAIAKGDVSTPHWFRLGRMATPLGKGSALISWSGSMFEYLMPSLVMRAPAGSLLEQTARLVVARQQGYGQSLGIPWGVSESAYNARDREFTYQYSNFGVPGLGLKRGLSENAVIAPYATGLAAMVDPQAARDNYRRLAELGALGRYGFYEALDYTRARLAEGETVAIVRSFMAHHQGMTIVAIANALDDGRMRGRFHREPMIQACELLLQERMPRNVAVAHPRAEEVKVSAAAVQPQDAAVRRFTAPATGNPVTHLLSNGRYTVMLTTTGMGYSRWRDLAVTRWREDATRDDSGSFIFLRDTQSGTTWSASAQMAADGERGGEVVFAEDCAEFVRHDGSLTTILEVLVSGEDDGEVRRVSLVNNGRRPREIELTSYAEVVLAARASYDAHPAFSRMFIQTAHLPESGALTATRRPRSPGEPPVWAAHFSVLEGELVADPQYESDRARFLKDGRTPAACAVVTAGLPLSNTVGTVLDPIFSLRQRVRIAPGGSARVAFWTVVASSRAGLLDLIDKHQDRNAFDRAKTLAWTQAQVELRHLDVDAAEAADFQRLAAPLLYADARFRAPPDAILRGAGPQSGLWPLAISGDLPVVLLRIDEIEDIVQVRQLLRAHEYWRMKGLGVDLVIVNERASSYIQDLQMAIETAVRSSHSQSQTGEEAVRGSVYTLRADMMTPEARALLQSVARVALIARRGSIADQLARLPGAAAPLAVPARRRQRAPPSLPTVPAPAELEFFNGLGGFDRDGREYVVVQNAERSTPAPWINVMANPGFGFHASASGSGCTWAENSRDNQLTPWSNDAVADPCGEAIYIRDENSFQVWSATAQPIRDNGTYTARHGHGYSCFTHDADGIALSLLQYVALDDPIKISRLTLRNLSGTPRRLSVTAYTEWVLGTSRGASAPFITTAPDQATGAILVRNPWSTAFAGRVAFADLGGRQTAWTADRTEFLGRNGGPDAPAALLGKAPLSGTTGAGLDPCTALQCKVELAAGETVEVASFIGQCASAAEASALIARYRQADLDAVLATVTRHWQRLLGAVQVSTPDRAMDIMLNGWLLYQTLACRIWARAAFYQASGAYGFRDQLQDHMALTLASPDATRRHLLRAAGRQFVEGDVQHWWLPHSGQGVRTRISDDRVWLAFATASYIASSDDTGVLDETVPFLEGQLLGPTEADAFFQPMVSDVSASLFEHCARGIDGCIAHTGEHGLPLIGGGDWNDGMNLVGAGGKGESVWLGWLLARTLAMFAPLAQTRDAGRANRWRAHAALLREALERAAWDGDWYCRASFDNGTWLGSKDREECRIDAIAQSWAVLSGAADPTRARAAMASLEKYLVRRDDGLALLFTPPFDKGALNPGYIKGYPPGLRENGGQYSHAAMWAVLAFARLGEADKAVKLFSLLNPINHALTPVAVGRYKVEPYVVAGDVYSVEPHIGRGGWTWYTGAAGLMYRAGVEGILGIRIEGGRLVVAPCIPASWPGFKATVNVASTRYEINVETSLHRADGVSQALLDGVSIPCKDGQAGVPLDGGEHTLLVLV from the coding sequence ATGAACCTGAACCTCTCATTCATGCTGCACGCATCTGGCGCGCCCTCCGTGCCGCCACCATGGGACAGCATGGCGCCGGTACGGGAGGAGTTGTTCGGCATAGAACGGCTGGAGCAGCACGCGCAAAGCCTCGCCGCCGCCCAGCCGGTAACCGCATCGCCGCCACGCGTGCCATCCCTGCGCAGCCGGCTCAGCGACAATGCGACTGTCCTGCTGGCCGCCTATCGGGCGAGCGCTGCCGAGGTGGAAGGCGGCGCCGAGGTGGCGCCGGCGGCGGAATGGCTACTCGACAACTATCACATCGTCGAGGAGCAGATCCGCGAGATCCGGGACGACCTGTCCCCCGGCTACTATCGCCAGTTGCCCAAGCTCGCCGACGGGCCATTCGCTGGCTATCCACGCGTTTTCGGGGTGGCCTGGGCCTTTGTCGCCCATACTGACAGCTACCTCGACCCCGACATCCTGCGCCGCTTTATCGCCGCCTATCAGCGCGTCCAGCCGCTGACGATCGGCGAGTTGTGGGCGGTTGCGATCACGCTGCGCATTGTCCTGGTCGAGAACCTGCGCAGGCTCACCGGGCAGATCACCGCCGGCCGGGTTGCCCGCGCCGATGCGGATGCGCTGGCCGTGCGGCTGCTGGCCACAGGGGGCGCCCGCACGGCACTCGAAACCGATATTGCCGCACGCCCTGCTGCGCCGCTGTCCGAGTTGTTCGCCGCGCAACTCGCCAGGCGCCTGCGCGACCAGGACCCGAGAACCATGCCGGCACTGGGCTGGCTTGAGAAGCGCCTCGGGCTGCAGGGTACTTCGGTCGATGAGGTGGTGCTGCACGCGCAGCAGCGGCAAGGCGCCTCCAACGTGACGGTGCGCAACATCATCACGAGCATGCGGCTGATGTCCGATATCGACTGGGCCGAGTGGTTCGAGAGCGTCAGCCTGGTCGACGCGCGGCTGCGCGCGGGCAGCGCTTTTGCCGGGATGGATTTTCCGACCCGCAACCTGTACCGCAACGCAATCGAGGAACTCGCGCGCGGTGCCTCGTGCCCGGAACTCAGGGTTGCCGATCTGGCGCTCAGCGCCACGCCAATGTCGGCGTCCTCAGCGGGTGAGGTGGACGATAGGGTCGACGCGACCGAGGCCGGTCATCAGGCCGATCCGGGCTATCACCTGATCGGCCCAGGCCGCTGTGCGCTCGAACGAGCCATCGGGTTTCGCGCCCCGCCCCGCCTGTGGATCAGCCGCTTCAGCAAGCAACTGGGCATCGGCGGCTACGTCGGCGCACTCCTGCTCGCCACTGCCGGCCTGCTGGCGTTCGCTCTATGGATCTTGCCGGCTGCCAGCCTGGCGCCCGGCTGGCTTGTCCTGCTGGGACTGATCTGGATCGTACCGGCCAGCGAGGTCGCTGCAACGCTGGTCAATCGCGCGCTTGCCGGGCGACTGGGTGCGACGATCCTGCCCGGCCTGGAGCTCAAGGCGGGCGTTCCGCCCTCGCTGCGCACGCTGGTGGTCGTGCCAACGCTGCTGACCGGCGAGGCCGAGCTGAGCGAGCAGATCGAGCGGCTGGAGGTGCACCACCTCGCCGGCGCAGGCGGCGACCTGAGCTTTGCTTTGCTGACCGATGGCGTCGACGCCGACCAGGAGGTGCTGCCTGCCGACGCCCACCTGCTTGCCGTCGCCAGCGCGGCGATCGCCCGGCTGAACCAACGCCATGGCCCGGGTCCGGCCGGCGACCGCTTCCTGCTGCTTCACCGCCGGCGCCTCTTCAATGCCGCGCAAGGCCGGTGGATGGGATGGGAGCGCAAACGCGGCAAGCTGCTCGAGCTGAACCGGCTGCTGCGCGGCGCGACCGACACGAGCTACGTCGCCGTCGATGGTCAGGCGCCGCGGGTGCCGGCCGGTGTGCGCTACGTCATCACCCTCGACGCCGACACGCGGCTGCCACGCGACGCCGCGCTGCGCCTGATCGGCAAGATGGCCCATCCGCTGAACCGGCCACGGTTCGATGCGGCCCGGCAGCGCGTCGTGGGCGGCTATGGCATTCTCCAGCCGCGTGTCACGCCTTCGCTGCCGATCGGCCGTGAGGGGTCGCTCTTCCAGCGGATTTTCTCCGGGCCGGGCGGCATCGACCCCTACGCGGCGGCCGCCTCCGACGTCTACCAGGATCTCTTTGGCGAGGGATCCTTTACGGGCAAGGGCATCTATGATGTCGATGCTTTTGAAGCCGCGCTCAGCGGCCGGGTCCCGGAGAACGCGTTGCTCAGCCATGACCTGTTCGAAGGGGTGTTCGCCCGTGCCGGGCTGGCCTCCGACGTCGAGGTGGTGGAGGAGTTTCCTCCGCGCTACGACGTGGCGGCCAGGCGACAGCATCGGTGGACGCGCGGAGACTGGCAACTGCTAGGCTGGATCTTCGGGCACCACCAAGGCATCCACGCGGTACCGGCCATCGGCCGCTGGAAGATGCTGGACAACCTGCGCCGCTCGCTGCTCGCGCCCTTTTTGCTCCTGAGCCTGGTGCTGTGCTGGTTCCTGCCCTGGCCGGCGGGGCTGCTGGCGACTGTCCTGCCGCTGGCTGCCATTGCCATTCCGGCCGTCCTGCCGGGCATCTTGTCCGGTCTGCGGCACCGCAGCGGCATGCGCCTGCGCAACCATGTGCAGGCGCTGCTCGCAGACCTGCGGCTAGCCGCCACCCAGACCTTGCTGGGGCTGGCCTTCGTGCCCGACCAGGCCTGGCGCACGGGTGACGCCATCGCCAGAACGCTGGCGCGGCTGTTTTTCACGCACCGCCATCTGCTCGACTGGACCACGGCCGCGCAGTCCGCCACGCGCCCGCGGCTGGACCTGGCCGGCTTTTACCGGCTGATGGCCGGCGGCACGCTGCTCGCGCTGTCGATGGCCGCCGCCGGCGTGGGGCTGCTGCCATCGTCATTGCCGCTCGTGCTGCCCTTTGCCCTGCTATGGCTGACGGCGCCAGCCCTTGCCCTGTGGACCAGCCGTGCGCCGGCCGTTGCGCGCCGGCTTGCCCTGCCGGCGACCGACGCGCTTGCGCTGCGCCTCACCGCGCGCCGCACCTGGCGCTTCTTCGAGACCTTCGTCACGCCAGCGGACAACATGCTGCCGCCCGACAACTTCCAGGAGACGCCCAGGCCCGTGGTGGCGCACCGGACTTCGCCGACCAATATCGGGCTCTACCTGCTGTCGGCCATCGCCGCGCGCGACTTCGGCTGGGCCGGGACCACCGAAACGGTAGAGCGCATGGAAGCGGCGTTCGCAGCGATGCGCAAGCTGCCGCGCTACCGGGGCCACTTCCACAACTGGTACGAGACGCTGGGCCTGCAGGCGCTGCATCCCGCTTATGTTTCGTCGGTCGACAGCGGCAACCTCGCCGCGCACCTGATCGTGGTCGCCAACGCTTGCGAAGAATGGACGACCTCCCCTGCGCCAGATCCCTGCCACGGACTGGCGGACACTGCGCGCCTGGCAAGCGAGGCCCTGGCTGCACTGCCCCTCGCACACAGCGCCTCCGGACGGCAGCTCGGCGGACTACTGGCCGAGATCGACACCATGCTCGCTGGCTCACTCGACATGGCGGCAGGGGCGACGCGGGCACCGGCGCTCGGGCGACTTACGGAGAAGGTTGTCACGCTGGCGCATGACATCGAGCCGGCCGCCGACGATGACACTGTTGCCGACCTGGCCTTCTGGGCCAGTGCGCTGCAGCGCGCCGTCACCGAGCATGAGCGCGACCAGCTGCAGCAGGCTGAAGCGCCGCAGGCGTTGGCCGCCAGGCTGACGGTGCTCGCCCACACTGCGCGCGAACTGGCGCTGGCGATGGACTTTGCCTTCCTGCTCGATCCGGCGCGCAAGCTGCTGTCGATCGGCTATTCGCTTGCCGACAACCGGCCCGATGTCAGTTGCTACGACCTGCTCGCCTCCGAAGCGCGGCTCGCCAGCCTGTTCGCCATTGCCAAGGGCGATGTGTCGACCCCGCACTGGTTCCGGCTGGGGCGCATGGCGACACCACTTGGCAAGGGCTCGGCACTGATTTCGTGGTCGGGCTCGATGTTCGAGTACCTGATGCCGTCGCTGGTGATGCGCGCCCCCGCGGGCAGCCTGCTCGAGCAGACCGCGCGCCTGGTGGTTGCGCGCCAGCAGGGCTACGGGCAGTCGCTGGGGATTCCCTGGGGCGTATCCGAATCTGCGTACAACGCCCGCGACAGGGAGTTCACCTACCAGTACTCGAACTTCGGCGTCCCCGGCCTGGGGCTCAAGCGGGGCCTGTCCGAGAACGCGGTGATCGCCCCCTATGCCACTGGGCTGGCGGCCATGGTCGATCCGCAGGCCGCACGCGACAACTACCGGCGCCTGGCCGAACTCGGCGCCCTTGGACGCTACGGGTTCTACGAGGCGCTGGACTACACACGCGCACGCCTGGCCGAGGGCGAGACGGTCGCCATCGTGCGCAGCTTCATGGCGCACCACCAGGGCATGACCATCGTTGCCATCGCCAACGCCCTCGACGACGGCCGCATGCGCGGGCGCTTCCATCGCGAGCCGATGATCCAGGCCTGCGAACTGCTGCTGCAGGAACGCATGCCGCGCAACGTCGCCGTGGCGCACCCCCGCGCCGAGGAAGTGAAGGTCTCGGCGGCCGCGGTACAGCCGCAGGACGCTGCGGTGCGGCGCTTCACGGCGCCGGCAACTGGCAACCCCGTCACCCATCTGCTGTCCAACGGACGCTACACCGTGATGCTGACCACCACGGGAATGGGCTACAGCCGCTGGCGGGACCTGGCCGTCACGCGCTGGCGGGAAGATGCAACCCGCGACGATTCGGGCTCCTTCATCTTCCTGCGCGATACGCAAAGCGGCACCACCTGGTCTGCCAGCGCGCAGATGGCGGCCGATGGCGAGCGCGGCGGCGAAGTGGTGTTCGCCGAAGATTGCGCCGAGTTCGTCCGGCACGACGGCAGCCTGACAACCATCCTGGAAGTCCTGGTTTCCGGCGAGGACGACGGCGAGGTCCGCCGCGTATCGCTGGTCAACAACGGGCGCCGCCCACGCGAGATCGAGCTCACTTCCTATGCCGAAGTCGTGCTCGCCGCGCGCGCGTCCTACGACGCGCATCCGGCCTTTTCCAGGATGTTCATCCAGACCGCACACCTGCCCGAGTCCGGTGCGCTGACCGCGACACGCCGCCCGCGCTCGCCCGGGGAGCCGCCGGTGTGGGCTGCCCATTTCAGCGTGCTGGAAGGCGAGCTTGTCGCCGATCCGCAGTACGAGTCAGACCGCGCACGCTTCCTGAAAGATGGCCGCACGCCCGCCGCGTGTGCAGTCGTCACAGCCGGACTGCCGCTCTCGAACACGGTCGGTACGGTCCTCGACCCGATCTTCTCGCTCAGGCAGCGCGTGCGGATTGCGCCCGGGGGCAGCGCGCGGGTGGCCTTCTGGACCGTCGTTGCGTCGTCGCGCGCCGGTCTGCTGGACCTGATCGACAAGCACCAGGACCGCAACGCCTTCGACCGGGCCAAGACCCTGGCCTGGACGCAAGCCCAGGTCGAGCTTCGCCACCTTGACGTCGACGCGGCGGAAGCGGCCGACTTCCAGCGCCTCGCAGCCCCGCTGCTCTACGCCGATGCCCGCTTCAGGGCCCCGCCCGACGCCATCCTGCGCGGCGCGGGTCCGCAGTCGGGACTGTGGCCGCTGGCGATCTCCGGCGACTTGCCGGTTGTCCTCCTGCGCATCGACGAGATCGAGGACATCGTCCAGGTGCGCCAGTTGTTGCGCGCCCACGAATACTGGCGCATGAAGGGGCTTGGTGTCGATCTGGTCATCGTCAACGAGCGCGCCTCGTCCTATATCCAGGACCTGCAGATGGCGATCGAGACCGCGGTTCGCAGCAGCCATTCGCAAAGCCAGACGGGCGAGGAAGCGGTGCGCGGATCGGTCTATACCTTGCGTGCCGACATGATGACTCCCGAAGCCCGCGCCCTGCTCCAGTCGGTCGCGCGCGTCGCGCTGATTGCCCGACGCGGTTCCATCGCGGACCAGCTAGCCCGACTGCCCGGCGCGGCGGCCCCGCTTGCCGTACCGGCCCGGCGCCGTCAGCGCGCGCCACCGTCACTGCCGACAGTGCCGGCACCAGCCGAGCTCGAGTTCTTCAACGGCCTGGGTGGCTTCGACCGGGACGGCCGGGAATATGTCGTGGTGCAGAACGCCGAGCGGTCGACTCCCGCCCCATGGATCAACGTGATGGCGAATCCCGGCTTTGGCTTCCACGCGTCGGCCAGCGGCAGCGGCTGCACCTGGGCAGAGAACAGCCGCGACAACCAGCTGACGCCCTGGTCCAATGACGCTGTCGCGGACCCATGTGGCGAGGCAATCTATATCCGCGACGAGAACAGCTTCCAGGTCTGGAGCGCCACCGCGCAGCCGATCCGGGACAACGGCACCTACACGGCGCGCCATGGCCACGGTTACAGCTGCTTCACCCATGATGCCGATGGGATCGCGCTGTCGCTGCTGCAGTACGTTGCGCTGGACGATCCGATCAAGATTTCGCGGCTGACGCTGCGCAATCTCTCCGGCACCCCGCGCCGGCTTTCCGTGACGGCCTATACGGAATGGGTGCTTGGTACCTCCCGGGGGGCTTCGGCGCCATTTATCACGACGGCGCCGGACCAGGCCACCGGCGCCATCCTGGTCCGCAACCCGTGGAGCACGGCGTTTGCGGGTCGCGTGGCTTTTGCCGATCTGGGCGGCAGGCAGACCGCCTGGACCGCCGATCGTACCGAGTTCCTTGGCCGGAATGGCGGCCCGGACGCGCCCGCGGCGCTGCTCGGCAAGGCACCCTTGTCCGGCACGACCGGGGCTGGCCTCGACCCCTGCACGGCCTTGCAGTGCAAGGTCGAGCTGGCGGCCGGCGAAACCGTTGAAGTCGCTTCGTTCATCGGACAATGCGCCTCGGCCGCCGAGGCCAGCGCGCTGATTGCGCGCTATCGCCAGGCAGATCTCGACGCCGTACTGGCGACAGTGACCCGGCACTGGCAGCGCCTGCTTGGCGCGGTACAGGTCAGCACACCGGACCGCGCCATGGACATCATGCTCAACGGCTGGCTTCTCTATCAGACGCTGGCCTGCCGCATCTGGGCGCGCGCGGCCTTCTACCAGGCAAGCGGGGCCTATGGATTCCGCGACCAGTTGCAGGACCATATGGCGCTCACCCTTGCCAGTCCCGACGCCACGCGGCGGCACCTGCTGCGCGCCGCCGGGCGGCAGTTTGTCGAAGGCGACGTCCAGCACTGGTGGTTGCCGCATTCCGGGCAAGGCGTGCGGACCCGGATTTCCGACGACCGCGTGTGGCTAGCGTTCGCTACCGCCAGCTATATCGCCAGCTCGGATGACACCGGCGTGCTGGACGAGACGGTTCCGTTCCTGGAGGGCCAACTGCTGGGCCCCACCGAGGCCGACGCCTTCTTCCAGCCGATGGTCTCGGATGTATCAGCCTCACTGTTCGAACATTGCGCGCGCGGGATCGACGGCTGCATTGCGCATACCGGCGAGCACGGGCTGCCGCTGATTGGCGGCGGCGACTGGAACGATGGCATGAACCTCGTCGGCGCGGGCGGCAAGGGCGAAAGCGTCTGGCTGGGCTGGCTGCTGGCACGCACCCTCGCCATGTTTGCACCGTTGGCGCAGACCCGCGATGCCGGGCGCGCCAACCGCTGGCGCGCGCATGCGGCCTTGCTGCGCGAGGCGCTGGAGCGTGCCGCCTGGGACGGCGACTGGTATTGCCGCGCGAGCTTCGACAACGGCACCTGGCTCGGCTCGAAAGACCGTGAGGAATGCCGTATCGACGCCATCGCGCAGTCATGGGCCGTGCTGTCGGGCGCGGCCGATCCCACTCGTGCCCGTGCCGCGATGGCATCGCTGGAAAAGTACCTGGTGCGCCGCGACGACGGGCTGGCATTGCTGTTCACACCACCCTTCGACAAAGGCGCCCTCAATCCCGGCTACATCAAAGGCTACCCGCCCGGCCTGCGCGAGAACGGCGGGCAATACAGCCATGCAGCGATGTGGGCAGTCCTCGCATTCGCCAGGCTCGGCGAGGCCGACAAGGCGGTCAAACTGTTCTCTCTGCTCAACCCGATCAACCATGCGCTGACACCCGTAGCGGTCGGGCGCTACAAGGTCGAGCCCTATGTGGTGGCGGGCGACGTCTACTCGGTGGAGCCCCACATCGGCCGAGGCGGCTGGACCTGGTACACGGGTGCCGCGGGATTGATGTATCGCGCCGGGGTGGAGGGCATCCTGGGGATCCGGATCGAGGGCGGGCGGCTGGTCGTTGCCCCTTGCATTCCGGCCTCGTGGCCAGGCTTCAAGGCCACAGTGAACGTGGCGTCTACCCGCTATGAGATCAACGTGGAAACGTCATTGCACCGCGCCGACGGTGTCTCGCAGGCGCTCCTTGACGGCGTCAGCATCCCCTGTAAGGACGGCCAGGCTGGCGTCCCGCTTGATGGGGGCGAGCACACGCTGCTGGTCCTGGTCTAG
- a CDS encoding DUF6537 domain-containing protein, producing MPTSDFTSQPDWSADEAGLRQRLSGALGVRAEFVDVAALAQQLLGDAILSNMLLLGYAWQKGVIPVRRAAMEKAIELNGVATGTNHKAFTLGRWLAHDHAAVRRLQAPAQVVQFLKKADGPLAELIEDRARSLVDYQNAALATCYRARIEVVRRMLAGRSDAHALLREVATQYYRVLAVKDEFEVARLYSPPAFMQSLRDGFEGDFKVSFHLAGGPFGKLDKVTGKIGKTAVGAWVRPAFRLLAGARFLRGSRLDPFARGAEAQLNRRVLAAYEADLDLLGHAAAQWPTERLQALLGWPASVRGYGHVRERLAQAGFAIRDRAREEWGGDASR from the coding sequence GTGCCCACCAGCGACTTCACCAGCCAGCCGGACTGGTCGGCGGATGAGGCCGGCCTGAGGCAGCGGTTGAGCGGGGCGCTGGGCGTGCGCGCGGAGTTCGTCGATGTGGCGGCGCTCGCGCAGCAGCTCCTTGGCGACGCCATCCTCTCCAACATGCTGCTGCTCGGGTATGCCTGGCAGAAGGGCGTGATCCCGGTGCGGCGCGCGGCGATGGAGAAAGCCATCGAACTCAACGGCGTGGCGACCGGCACCAACCACAAGGCATTCACGCTGGGTCGATGGCTGGCGCACGACCACGCCGCAGTGCGGCGCCTGCAGGCGCCCGCGCAGGTGGTCCAGTTCCTGAAGAAGGCCGACGGACCGCTGGCCGAACTGATCGAGGACCGGGCCCGGAGCCTCGTCGACTACCAGAACGCGGCGCTGGCCACGTGCTACCGCGCACGGATCGAGGTAGTGCGCCGGATGCTGGCGGGCCGCAGCGATGCGCACGCGCTGCTGCGGGAGGTGGCAACGCAGTACTACCGTGTGCTGGCGGTCAAGGACGAGTTCGAGGTGGCGCGCCTGTATTCGCCCCCGGCGTTCATGCAGTCCTTGCGCGACGGCTTCGAGGGCGACTTCAAGGTCAGCTTCCATCTCGCGGGTGGCCCCTTCGGCAAGCTGGACAAGGTGACGGGGAAGATCGGCAAGACCGCCGTCGGGGCGTGGGTCCGGCCCGCGTTCCGCCTGCTGGCCGGTGCGCGCTTCCTGCGCGGCAGCCGGCTCGATCCGTTCGCGCGGGGCGCCGAAGCCCAGCTCAATCGCCGCGTGCTGGCGGCCTATGAGGCAGACCTTGACCTGCTCGGGCACGCCGCGGCGCAGTGGCCGACCGAACGCTTGCAGGCCTTGCTTGGCTGGCCAGCCAGCGTGCGCGGTTACGGCCACGTGCGCGAACGGCTGGCGCAGGCGGGCTTTGCCATACGGGACCGGGCACGCGAGGAGTGGGGCGGCGATGCCAGCCGGTAG
- a CDS encoding BKACE family enzyme yields MNKVIITCAITGSIHTPSMSAHLPVTPDDIAASAIDAARAGAAIVHLHARDPADGRPSQDPALFRRFAPTIKAASDVVINLTTGGAPTMSVEERLQPALQLRPEVASLNMGSMNFGLYELLDRFKAFRHDWERPYLAQSYDGIFRNTFKDIAYILQSCSENQTRFEIECYDIGHLYTAAHFLDRALLTPPLLIQSVFGLRGGIGAHMEDLMHMRRTADRLFGKDYVWSVLGAGRSQMPLAAISAAMGGNVRVGLEDSLWDGPGKLADSNAAQVLRVRSVIEALSLEVATQEEARTLLKLKGRQNVGF; encoded by the coding sequence ATGAACAAAGTCATCATCACCTGCGCCATCACCGGTTCGATCCACACCCCGTCCATGTCGGCCCACCTGCCGGTTACGCCGGATGACATCGCGGCAAGCGCAATCGACGCCGCGCGGGCCGGTGCCGCCATCGTCCACCTGCACGCGCGCGATCCGGCGGACGGGCGCCCGTCGCAGGACCCGGCACTGTTCCGCCGGTTCGCGCCAACCATCAAGGCGGCATCGGACGTGGTGATCAACCTGACAACCGGCGGTGCGCCGACGATGAGCGTGGAGGAGCGCCTGCAGCCGGCACTGCAATTGCGCCCGGAAGTCGCCTCGCTCAATATGGGCTCGATGAACTTCGGACTGTACGAATTGCTGGACCGCTTCAAGGCATTCCGACACGACTGGGAACGGCCTTATCTCGCGCAAAGCTATGACGGCATCTTCAGGAACACCTTCAAGGATATCGCCTACATTCTTCAGTCCTGCAGCGAGAACCAGACTCGCTTCGAGATCGAGTGCTACGACATCGGGCACCTGTACACGGCCGCCCATTTTCTCGATCGCGCGCTGCTGACGCCGCCGCTGCTGATCCAGTCCGTATTCGGGCTGCGAGGCGGCATCGGCGCGCACATGGAGGACTTGATGCATATGCGCCGCACGGCGGACCGGCTGTTCGGCAAGGACTATGTCTGGTCAGTGCTGGGCGCCGGCCGCAGCCAGATGCCGCTGGCGGCGATCTCCGCGGCGATGGGCGGCAACGTACGCGTCGGGCTGGAGGACTCGCTGTGGGACGGACCCGGGAAGCTGGCCGACAGCAATGCCGCGCAGGTCCTGCGCGTGCGCAGTGTGATTGAAGCGCTTTCGCTGGAGGTTGCCACGCAGGAAGAGGCGCGTACGTTGCTGAAGCTCAAGGGGCGGCAGAATGTTGGATTCTGA
- a CDS encoding DUF3096 domain-containing protein has product MNIITSAGPLISLIAGILILVMPRLLNYIVAIYLIVIGLLGLFGGHLR; this is encoded by the coding sequence GTGAACATCATCACCAGCGCTGGTCCTCTCATATCGCTGATCGCCGGCATCCTGATTCTTGTCATGCCGCGGCTGCTCAACTACATCGTCGCCATTTACCTTATCGTCATCGGCCTGCTGGGACTGTTTGGCGGACATCTGCGCTGA